A genomic segment from Acidimicrobiales bacterium encodes:
- the hrpA gene encoding ATP-dependent RNA helicase HrpA, which translates to MDSADSRPAQIAVTYPDDLPITERRDELLTAIRDHQVVVVAGETGSGKSTQLPKICVELGLHEEGWIGHTQPRRIAARSIAERVAEELGDEVGGVVGYKVRFTDKVSKKTAIKAMTDGILLAEMQRDRRLSAYSTIIVDEAHERSLNIDFLLGYLRRLLPTRPDLKVIITSATIDTQRFSEHFDDAPIIEVSGRTYPVEIRYRPPEDEDSGEALTQAEAIVEAVNELEREGSGDVLVFCSGEREIREASEALGDARLRNTEVVPLYGRLSAAEQHRVFDRSRRDQRRIVVATNVAETSLTVPGIRYVVDPGTARISRYSSRTKVQRLPIEEVSQASANQRSGRCGRVAPGIAIRLYSEDDFDNRPEFTEPEITRTNLASVILQMASLGLGDIETFPFVEPPELRNIRDGIALLEELDAVDPDREGSRKWLTPIGRTLARLPIDPRFGRMVVAGADAGCLREVMIITAAMSVQDPRERPSDKREEASQHHARFNESGSDFLAWLNLWTYLEAEREARSGSSFRRMCKQEFLNHNRIREWWDIVRQLERTARSERWTVNEEPAHPDTVHQALLTGLLSHVGLKDANSNEYTGGRNARFVISRSSALGKKPPAWVMAGELVETNRLWAHSVARINPEWAERAGDHVIKRTYDEPEWDAEKGSAMTIERATLYGVPLVAGRRVHYRRVDPAVARELFIHHALIEGNWQTHHAFFAQNEGVLEEVRQLGARQRRDLFVEYEVLFAFYDERIGPKVTSGADFDKWWNTRRQRDPDLLDLSLDEIFDTDQIDDDNGFPETWELGEVSFDLAYEFDAASPVDGVTVNVPVALLDRVDAAAFDWNVPGLRHELVTALLRSMPKDIRRGFVPIPDTVDQILPALTDRGGDLIEELRRLLRERSGEPLPPDALVIDRLPDHLRPLYRVTNDAGEVLAQGRDLVAIRARLAGEVREVLSEGAHELARSGATTWVFGDLPQRVRTHAAGLEVDAFPALVDEGDTVGVELTADLDRQYEAMWSGTTRLLRLNVGGSARMLNDLFDNEATLALASSPHGSKLAWVNDAADCIFSELLGRAGGPVWTESAFVALAADVRAALPDAVREIGTDAIRILRLAAGLRRDLAAPVASALHPAHLDMQAQLDRLVYPHHLSGVGAGRLADVARYLEGIRVRLDKVPDRVTQDRRLMSTVHALERDFETFTERLSPSLELEDLNWQLEEFRVATFAQQLGARGKVSEKRIRSALQRL; encoded by the coding sequence ATGGATTCGGCCGACTCCCGACCGGCGCAGATCGCCGTGACGTATCCCGACGATCTGCCGATCACCGAGCGGCGCGACGAGCTGCTGACGGCGATCCGGGATCATCAGGTGGTCGTCGTGGCCGGCGAAACGGGGTCCGGCAAGAGCACCCAGCTCCCGAAGATATGTGTGGAGCTGGGACTCCACGAGGAGGGTTGGATCGGCCACACGCAGCCCCGGCGAATCGCGGCCAGGTCGATCGCCGAGCGGGTGGCGGAGGAGCTCGGCGACGAGGTCGGTGGCGTCGTGGGCTACAAGGTGCGCTTCACCGACAAGGTCTCGAAGAAGACCGCGATCAAGGCGATGACCGACGGAATCCTGCTGGCCGAGATGCAGCGCGACCGGCGACTGTCGGCGTACAGCACGATCATCGTCGACGAGGCGCACGAACGAAGCCTGAACATCGACTTCTTGCTCGGCTACCTGCGTCGGCTTCTGCCAACGCGTCCCGATCTGAAGGTGATCATCACCTCGGCGACGATCGACACGCAACGCTTCTCGGAGCACTTCGACGACGCGCCGATCATCGAGGTCTCGGGGCGGACCTACCCCGTCGAGATCCGGTATCGACCGCCCGAGGACGAGGACTCCGGTGAGGCGCTCACCCAGGCCGAGGCGATCGTCGAGGCGGTGAACGAACTCGAACGCGAGGGATCCGGCGACGTGCTCGTGTTCTGCAGTGGTGAGCGCGAGATACGCGAGGCGAGCGAAGCCTTGGGCGACGCACGGCTCCGCAACACCGAGGTGGTGCCGCTCTACGGACGCCTCTCGGCCGCCGAGCAACATCGGGTGTTCGATCGCTCTCGGCGGGACCAGCGGCGCATCGTCGTGGCGACGAATGTTGCCGAGACCTCCCTCACCGTGCCCGGCATCCGCTACGTCGTCGATCCCGGCACCGCCCGGATCAGCCGCTACAGCAGCCGAACCAAGGTGCAACGCCTTCCCATCGAAGAAGTGTCACAGGCCAGCGCCAACCAGCGCTCCGGTCGGTGCGGCCGGGTGGCGCCGGGTATCGCCATCCGCCTCTATTCCGAGGACGACTTCGACAACCGTCCCGAGTTCACCGAGCCCGAGATCACCCGCACGAACCTGGCATCGGTGATACTCCAGATGGCATCGCTCGGGCTCGGTGACATCGAGACGTTTCCGTTCGTCGAACCCCCCGAACTCCGCAACATCCGCGACGGCATCGCACTGCTCGAAGAACTCGACGCGGTCGACCCCGATCGCGAGGGCAGTCGCAAATGGTTGACGCCGATCGGCCGCACGCTCGCCCGGTTGCCGATCGATCCTCGCTTCGGCCGCATGGTCGTGGCCGGCGCCGACGCCGGCTGCCTGCGCGAGGTGATGATCATCACCGCGGCGATGTCGGTGCAGGACCCCCGCGAGCGGCCGAGCGACAAGCGAGAGGAGGCGAGTCAACACCACGCTCGTTTCAACGAATCGGGGTCGGACTTCCTGGCCTGGCTCAACCTCTGGACGTATCTCGAGGCCGAACGCGAGGCACGGTCGGGGAGCAGCTTCCGGCGCATGTGCAAGCAGGAGTTCCTCAACCACAACCGCATCCGTGAATGGTGGGACATCGTCCGTCAGCTCGAACGCACGGCTCGTTCGGAGCGTTGGACCGTCAACGAAGAACCGGCTCATCCCGACACCGTGCATCAGGCGCTGCTCACCGGGCTGCTCTCGCACGTCGGGCTGAAGGACGCCAACAGCAACGAGTACACCGGCGGCCGCAACGCTCGCTTCGTCATCAGTCGCAGCTCAGCGCTCGGGAAGAAGCCGCCGGCGTGGGTGATGGCCGGGGAGCTCGTGGAGACGAACCGGCTCTGGGCCCACAGCGTTGCTCGGATCAATCCGGAGTGGGCCGAGCGGGCCGGCGATCATGTCATCAAACGCACCTACGACGAACCGGAGTGGGATGCCGAGAAGGGCTCGGCCATGACCATCGAGCGGGCCACGCTCTACGGCGTGCCGTTGGTGGCCGGGCGGCGGGTGCACTATCGGCGCGTCGATCCGGCGGTCGCCCGTGAGCTCTTCATCCACCACGCGCTCATCGAGGGCAACTGGCAGACCCATCATGCGTTCTTCGCCCAGAACGAAGGAGTGCTGGAGGAAGTGCGGCAGCTCGGAGCCCGGCAGCGGCGCGATCTGTTCGTCGAGTACGAGGTCCTGTTCGCGTTCTACGACGAACGAATCGGTCCGAAGGTCACCTCGGGCGCCGACTTCGACAAGTGGTGGAACACGCGCCGTCAACGCGACCCCGATCTCCTCGACCTGAGCCTCGACGAGATCTTCGACACCGATCAGATCGATGACGACAACGGCTTTCCCGAGACCTGGGAGCTCGGTGAGGTGTCGTTCGATCTGGCGTACGAGTTCGACGCGGCGTCGCCAGTCGACGGGGTGACGGTCAACGTGCCCGTGGCACTTCTCGACCGCGTCGATGCTGCTGCCTTCGACTGGAATGTGCCCGGTCTGCGGCACGAGCTCGTGACCGCGCTGCTGCGCTCGATGCCCAAGGACATTCGGCGCGGGTTCGTCCCCATCCCCGACACGGTCGACCAGATCCTGCCGGCGCTCACCGACCGTGGCGGGGATCTGATCGAGGAGCTCCGCCGCCTGCTCCGGGAGAGGTCGGGTGAGCCGCTCCCGCCCGACGCCTTGGTGATCGACCGACTGCCCGACCATCTCCGTCCGCTCTATCGCGTGACGAACGACGCCGGTGAGGTGCTGGCCCAGGGTCGCGACCTCGTGGCCATCCGCGCTCGCCTGGCCGGCGAGGTTCGCGAGGTCCTGTCCGAGGGAGCGCACGAGCTCGCGCGCTCGGGTGCGACCACATGGGTGTTCGGCGATCTCCCGCAACGGGTGCGCACTCACGCTGCGGGCCTCGAGGTCGATGCGTTTCCCGCCCTGGTGGACGAGGGCGACACCGTCGGGGTCGAACTCACGGCCGACCTCGACCGTCAGTACGAAGCGATGTGGTCGGGGACGACCCGCCTCCTGCGCCTCAATGTCGGCGGCTCGGCCCGGATGCTCAACGACCTCTTCGACAACGAGGCCACACTGGCACTGGCGTCGAGCCCGCATGGTTCGAAGCTGGCGTGGGTGAACGACGCCGCCGACTGCATCTTCTCCGAGCTGTTGGGCCGGGCCGGAGGTCCGGTGTGGACCGAGTCGGCGTTCGTTGCGCTCGCGGCCGACGTGCGCGCCGCCCTGCCCGACGCGGTGCGAGAGATCGGCACCGATGCGATCAGAATCCTTCGCCTCGCGGCCGGGCTCCGTCGCGATCTCGCCGCGCCGGTGGCCTCTGCGCTGCATCCCGCCCACCTCGACATGCAGGCCCAGCTCGATCGACTCGTCTACCCACACCATCTGTCGGGGGTGGGTGCGGGGCGGCTTGCCGACGTCGCCCGCTACCTCGAGGGCATCCGCGTCCGGCTGGACAAGGTCCCGGACCGGGTGACGCAGGATCGACGACTCATGTCGACTGTCCATGCGCTCGAACGAGACTTCGAGACCTTCACCGAACGGTTGTCGCCCTCGCTCGAACTCGAGGACCTCAACTGGCAGCTCGAGGAGTTCCGCGTGGCCACCTTCGCCCAGCAGTTGGGGGCCCGGGGCAAGGTGAGCGAGAAGCGGATCCGCAGCGCCCTGCAGCGACTGTGA
- a CDS encoding 5'/3'-nucleotidase SurE, with translation MRRQLVSLVLLVILALVASSCGDDGDTASTDAPTTTAGDTTTTAAETTTTTAAPDPLTILITNDDGVAAEGIDALVEMLRTVDGVEIVVVAPDGNRSGSSDSTTDDGSVTAAEATTLSGFPAIAVSGFPADAVIHALDVVGIVPDLVISGINDGANIGPFTDLSGTVGAARTAARAGYPALAASQGLGEPADFETGASLVEAWLADHIDELRAGTDPFVDSINIPTCVEGEVRGVVEVPVATDFADRDPLSSDCTSDATEPVDDVGAVTVGFASLAELTY, from the coding sequence ATGCGTCGCCAGCTCGTCTCCCTCGTTCTCCTCGTCATCCTCGCGCTCGTAGCCTCGTCCTGCGGCGACGACGGCGACACGGCGTCGACGGACGCCCCGACGACCACCGCGGGCGACACCACCACGACTGCGGCCGAGACCACCACGACCACTGCGGCACCGGACCCGCTGACCATCCTCATCACCAACGACGACGGCGTGGCGGCCGAGGGCATCGACGCGCTGGTCGAGATGCTGCGCACCGTCGACGGCGTCGAGATCGTCGTCGTCGCCCCCGACGGCAACCGCAGCGGGAGTTCCGATTCGACCACCGACGACGGTTCGGTCACCGCGGCCGAGGCGACGACCCTGAGCGGGTTCCCCGCGATCGCGGTCAGCGGCTTCCCGGCCGATGCCGTGATCCACGCGCTCGACGTGGTGGGCATCGTGCCCGATCTCGTGATCAGCGGGATCAACGACGGTGCCAACATCGGACCGTTCACCGATTTGTCGGGCACCGTCGGCGCCGCCCGCACCGCGGCCCGCGCCGGCTACCCGGCGCTTGCCGCGAGCCAAGGCCTCGGCGAGCCCGCCGACTTCGAGACCGGCGCGTCACTGGTCGAGGCGTGGCTCGCCGACCACATCGACGAGCTGCGAGCCGGCACCGACCCCTTCGTCGACAGCATCAACATCCCCACCTGTGTGGAGGGCGAGGTACGCGGTGTCGTCGAGGTGCCGGTGGCGACGGACTTCGCCGACCGCGACCCGCTCTCGTCCGACTGCACCAGCGACGCCACCGAGCCCGTCGACGACGTCGGTGCCGTGACCGTCGGCTTCGCGAGCCTGGCCGAACTCACCTACTGA
- a CDS encoding magnesium and cobalt transport protein CorA encodes MLVDAVWYRDGVGTRTSSLEEAVRESRRKGGFVWSGLHDPEAKEIEELVSVFGLHPLAVEDMTKGRQRPKVERYDDWLFVVLKTARYLDVPEKVDFGEIQILCDPHSIIVIRRGDPLPLAGLRRRLEADEDALGRGPVEVLHAVIDRVVDSYQRVMTGLDDDVSEVELDVFAERERGGEQLVERIYFLQREVLEVHRSLNPLIAALPTLRADRIVTAGDDWPAYFRDVHDHLLRQADQLQTIRELISAALTAHTAQVGLRQNDDMRRISAWVAIAAVPTMIAGIYGMNFENMPELGWTLGYPVALAIMLVVCLGMYRAFRRSGWL; translated from the coding sequence ATGCTCGTAGACGCCGTCTGGTACCGCGACGGAGTGGGAACGAGGACCTCGAGCCTCGAGGAGGCCGTGCGAGAATCGCGGCGCAAAGGGGGGTTCGTCTGGTCCGGTCTCCACGACCCCGAAGCCAAGGAGATCGAAGAACTCGTCTCCGTGTTCGGACTCCATCCCCTGGCCGTCGAGGACATGACCAAGGGTCGCCAACGACCGAAGGTCGAGCGCTACGACGACTGGCTGTTCGTGGTGTTGAAGACCGCCCGCTACCTCGACGTCCCCGAGAAGGTCGACTTCGGCGAGATCCAGATCCTTTGCGACCCGCACTCCATCATCGTCATCCGTCGGGGCGACCCGCTGCCGCTGGCGGGGCTCCGGCGCCGACTCGAGGCCGACGAGGACGCACTCGGCCGCGGACCTGTCGAGGTGCTCCACGCGGTGATCGATCGGGTCGTCGATTCGTACCAACGGGTGATGACCGGCCTCGATGACGACGTGAGCGAGGTCGAGCTCGACGTGTTCGCCGAACGCGAGCGCGGGGGCGAACAGCTGGTGGAACGCATCTACTTCCTCCAGCGCGAAGTGCTCGAGGTCCATCGCTCGCTCAACCCGCTCATCGCCGCGCTGCCGACATTGCGGGCCGACCGCATCGTCACCGCCGGCGACGACTGGCCCGCCTACTTCCGCGACGTCCACGACCACCTGCTGCGCCAGGCCGACCAGCTCCAGACGATCCGGGAACTGATCTCGGCCGCATTGACGGCCCACACCGCCCAGGTGGGGCTGCGCCAGAACGACGACATGCGTCGCATCTCGGCCTGGGTCGCCATCGCCGCGGTGCCCACGATGATCGCCGGCATCTACGGCATGAACTTCGAGAACATGCCGGAACTCGGCTGGACCCTCGGCTACCCCGTTGCGCTGGCCATCATGCTGGTCGTCTGCCTGGGCATGTATCGCGCCTTTCGCCGCAGCGGCTGGCTCTGA
- a CDS encoding ABC transporter ATP-binding protein, whose amino-acid sequence MVSLLRLLRSHLGPYRRTMLVVVVLQAIQTTAALVLPTLNAAIIDEGVLVGDNDFIRRTGLVMIGFSIAQIVFSIGAIWFGAKAAMAFGRDIRRDLFDKVTSFSAREIGHFGAPTLITRITNDVQQVQMLVVLLCTMMIAAPMTMVVGVIMAVREEPGLSPVLVVSMPAAVIALGSLVVRMVPAFQRMQAHIDRVNLVLREQITGVRVVRAFVRERREEARFEEANADLTDASLRAGRLQAGMFPTVILTINLASIAVLWVGADRINAGTMELGSLVAYLSYLVQILMAVVMATFMLSMIPRAAVAADRIVETLGVTPSLAPAATPVTEFTERATLELDRVEFRYFGAAQPVLRDVSFRAAAGQTTAIIGSTGAGKSTLVGLIPRLFDPTAGTIRINGENVAEVDADLLAATVALVPQRPFLFSGTVASNLRFARPDATEEEMWTALETAQAAEFVRATALGLDAPVQQGAANLSGGQRQRLAIARALIVQPEIYVFDDSFSALDVVTAARLRAALTATTRDATVVIVAQRISTIVDADRIIVLESGEVAGIGTHESLLKDCPTYAEIVESQRRQEAPA is encoded by the coding sequence ATGGTGAGTCTGCTGCGGCTGCTGCGGTCGCATCTCGGTCCGTATCGCCGCACGATGCTGGTCGTCGTCGTTCTCCAGGCGATCCAGACGACGGCCGCGCTGGTGTTGCCGACGCTCAACGCCGCGATCATCGACGAGGGCGTACTGGTCGGCGACAACGACTTCATCCGCCGCACCGGCCTGGTCATGATCGGCTTTTCGATCGCCCAGATCGTCTTCTCGATCGGGGCGATCTGGTTCGGCGCGAAAGCCGCCATGGCCTTCGGCCGCGACATTCGTCGCGATCTGTTCGACAAGGTGACCTCGTTCTCGGCCCGTGAGATCGGCCACTTCGGCGCGCCGACGCTCATCACCCGCATCACCAACGACGTCCAGCAGGTCCAGATGCTGGTCGTGCTCCTGTGCACCATGATGATCGCAGCACCGATGACGATGGTCGTGGGCGTGATCATGGCCGTGCGCGAGGAGCCCGGACTCTCCCCGGTGCTGGTCGTGAGCATGCCGGCAGCGGTGATCGCGCTCGGCTCGCTCGTCGTCCGGATGGTGCCGGCGTTCCAACGCATGCAGGCCCACATCGACCGGGTGAACCTCGTCCTGCGCGAACAGATCACCGGTGTGCGCGTCGTGCGCGCCTTCGTTCGCGAACGTCGGGAGGAGGCGCGCTTCGAAGAGGCCAACGCCGACCTCACCGACGCGTCACTGCGTGCCGGTCGGCTCCAGGCGGGCATGTTCCCGACGGTCATTCTCACCATCAATCTCGCGAGCATCGCGGTGCTCTGGGTCGGAGCGGACCGCATCAACGCGGGCACGATGGAACTCGGCTCGCTCGTGGCCTACCTGAGCTATCTCGTTCAGATCCTGATGGCCGTGGTGATGGCGACCTTCATGTTGTCCATGATCCCCCGTGCCGCAGTGGCTGCCGATCGCATCGTGGAGACGCTCGGAGTGACGCCGTCGCTCGCCCCGGCGGCGACGCCGGTCACGGAGTTCACCGAACGAGCGACGCTGGAACTCGACAGGGTGGAGTTCCGGTACTTCGGTGCCGCACAACCGGTGCTCCGTGACGTGAGCTTCCGCGCCGCCGCCGGCCAGACCACTGCGATCATCGGCAGTACCGGTGCGGGAAAGTCCACCCTCGTCGGGTTGATCCCGCGCCTGTTCGACCCGACGGCCGGCACGATCCGGATCAATGGCGAGAACGTGGCCGAGGTCGACGCCGATCTGTTGGCCGCGACCGTCGCGCTCGTGCCGCAGCGACCGTTTCTCTTCTCGGGCACGGTCGCCTCGAACCTGCGCTTCGCCCGACCCGACGCCACCGAGGAGGAGATGTGGACGGCGCTCGAGACCGCCCAGGCGGCGGAGTTCGTGAGGGCCACGGCACTCGGACTCGACGCACCGGTGCAGCAGGGCGCGGCCAACCTCTCAGGGGGCCAGCGGCAACGCCTCGCCATCGCCCGGGCGCTGATCGTGCAGCCCGAGATCTACGTGTTCGACGATTCGTTCTCCGCACTCGACGTGGTCACGGCCGCCCGACTGCGGGCCGCGCTCACCGCGACCACGCGGGACGCGACCGTCGTCATCGTCGCCCAGCGCATCTCGACGATCGTCGACGCCGATCGGATCATCGTGCTCGAGTCGGGTGAAGTGGCCGGGATCGGCACCCACGAGTCGTTGCTGAAGGACTGCCCGACCTACGCCGAGATCGTCGAGTCGCAGCGTCGTCAGGAGGCCCCCGCATGA
- a CDS encoding ABC transporter ATP-binding protein translates to MNMGDDESKRTSDEDREIMSNAGTASERTRGWGSSVAMPTERSENFGASLRRLWRILAPERLRIIVVAVLAITSVSLVVLGPRLLGQATDVIVDGLRSPEGIDFDDLHSSLEFIVAIYLASWVLSYGQGYLLAGVVQRAMHSLREMVETKLNRLPLAYLDAQARGDFLSRVTNDIDNLAQSLQQTMAMILTSVLTLIGVVVMMLIISPLMTLVALITVPVSLWAMKMIAARARPRFMQQWAHTGNLNGQVEEVFTGHEVVAAFGRREEVAATFREHNDRLHDASLGAQFMSSLIQPMMMFVGNVQYVMIAVIGGLRITSGAITVGDMQALIQYARQFSQPMSQLASMATVFQSGIASLERVIEVLDADEQSPDPGSAPLATPVGGRVVFEDVAFSYLPGVPLIEKLSVVAEPGQTVAIVGPTGAGKTTLVNLIMRFYEIDGGRILLDGRDIADLSRDELRSQVGMVLQDTWLFEGTIRDNLAYGNPDATEDEIMEAARVTYVDRFVRHLPDGYDTVIAENGDNISQGEKQLLTIARAFLNDPTILILDEATSSVDTRTEVLIQEAMNSVREHRTSFVIAHRLSTIRGADIILVMENGNIVEQGSHDELLRTGGAYANLYNSQFAGAARTDELA, encoded by the coding sequence ATGAACATGGGCGACGACGAGTCCAAGCGCACCAGCGACGAGGACCGGGAGATCATGTCCAACGCGGGCACCGCGTCCGAGCGCACCCGCGGTTGGGGTTCGTCGGTGGCGATGCCGACGGAGCGGAGCGAGAACTTCGGGGCCTCGTTGCGGCGGCTCTGGCGGATTCTGGCGCCCGAACGCCTCCGGATCATCGTGGTCGCCGTGCTGGCGATCACCAGCGTGTCCCTGGTGGTCCTCGGCCCCCGACTGCTGGGCCAGGCCACCGACGTGATCGTCGACGGGCTGCGGAGCCCGGAGGGCATCGACTTCGACGACCTCCACTCGTCGCTGGAGTTCATCGTCGCGATCTATCTCGCCAGCTGGGTGCTGTCCTACGGCCAGGGCTACCTGCTCGCCGGCGTCGTGCAACGCGCCATGCACTCGCTGCGGGAGATGGTCGAGACCAAGCTCAACCGCCTGCCGCTGGCGTATCTCGACGCCCAGGCCCGCGGCGACTTCCTCAGCCGGGTCACCAACGACATCGACAATCTCGCGCAGAGTCTGCAACAGACGATGGCGATGATCCTCACGTCGGTGCTGACGCTCATCGGCGTCGTCGTGATGATGCTGATCATCTCACCGCTCATGACCTTGGTCGCGCTGATCACCGTGCCGGTGTCGCTGTGGGCGATGAAGATGATCGCCGCGCGGGCCCGCCCCCGGTTCATGCAGCAGTGGGCCCACACCGGCAACCTCAACGGCCAGGTGGAAGAGGTGTTCACCGGCCATGAGGTCGTCGCCGCTTTCGGGCGTCGTGAAGAAGTGGCGGCGACGTTCCGGGAGCACAACGATCGACTGCACGACGCGAGCCTCGGCGCCCAGTTCATGTCGAGCCTGATCCAGCCGATGATGATGTTCGTCGGCAACGTGCAGTACGTGATGATCGCCGTGATCGGCGGCCTGCGCATCACCAGTGGTGCCATCACCGTGGGCGACATGCAGGCGCTCATCCAGTACGCCCGACAGTTCTCCCAGCCGATGAGTCAGCTGGCGTCGATGGCGACGGTCTTCCAGTCCGGCATCGCGTCGCTCGAGCGGGTGATCGAGGTGCTCGATGCCGACGAGCAGTCACCCGACCCCGGTTCGGCTCCGCTGGCCACCCCAGTGGGGGGCCGCGTGGTGTTCGAGGACGTCGCGTTCTCGTACCTCCCCGGTGTGCCGCTCATCGAGAAGCTGTCCGTCGTCGCCGAACCGGGTCAGACCGTGGCGATCGTGGGGCCTACGGGCGCGGGCAAGACGACGCTCGTGAACCTCATCATGCGGTTCTACGAGATCGACGGCGGTCGCATTCTGCTCGACGGTCGCGACATCGCCGACCTGAGTCGCGACGAGTTGCGCTCGCAGGTGGGGATGGTGCTCCAGGACACGTGGTTGTTCGAGGGCACCATCCGCGACAACCTCGCCTACGGCAACCCCGACGCCACCGAGGACGAGATCATGGAGGCGGCGCGGGTCACGTACGTGGATCGCTTCGTGCGCCACCTGCCCGACGGCTACGACACCGTCATCGCCGAGAACGGCGACAACATCAGCCAGGGTGAGAAGCAGCTGCTCACGATCGCACGGGCATTCCTGAACGACCCGACGATCCTGATCCTCGACGAGGCGACGAGCTCGGTCGATACCCGAACCGAAGTGCTGATCCAGGAGGCCATGAACTCGGTGCGCGAGCACCGCACGAGCTTCGTGATCGCCCACCGATTGTCGACGATCCGTGGCGCCGACATCATCCTCGTCATGGAGAACGGGAACATCGTCGAGCAGGGTTCGCACGACGAGTTGCTGAGAACTGGTGGGGCCTACGCCAATCTCTACAACTCACAGTTCGCCGGCGCCGCCCGCACGGACGAACTCGCGTGA
- the gdhA gene encoding NADP-specific glutamate dehydrogenase encodes MIDEKLAAIHDQIVHENPSQPEFHQATREVLESLSPVVDRYPEFAHQKIIQRISEPERQIIFRVPWHDDRGEVHINRGFRVEFNSALGPYKGGLRFSPSVNLGVVKFLGFEQIFKNALTGMSIGGGKGGSDFDPKGKSDQEIMRFCQSFMTELYRHLGEKTDVPAGDIGVGLREVGYLFGQYKRITNRYESGVITGKGIGWGGSLVRKEATGYGVVFFADSVLRARGESLEGRRCVVSGSGTVAIYAIQKLQQLGAVVVACSDSDGMVHDPSGIDVELLQQVKEVERERLSVYADRSSATHTHHNIWDVPCDVAFPCARENELDERDAKALIHNRCLAVVEGANMPCTPDAVRALQEADVAFAPGKAANAGGVATSALEMQQNAGRESWTFEHTEGRLLEIMTSVHATCVGVAEEYGSPGNHLVGANIAGFERVARAMLAQGLI; translated from the coding sequence ATGATCGACGAGAAGCTCGCCGCGATCCACGACCAGATCGTTCACGAGAATCCCTCACAACCCGAGTTCCATCAGGCCACTCGCGAAGTGCTCGAATCGCTCAGCCCGGTGGTGGACAGGTACCCGGAGTTCGCACATCAGAAGATCATCCAGCGCATCAGTGAGCCCGAACGTCAGATCATCTTCCGGGTGCCGTGGCACGACGATCGGGGCGAGGTCCACATCAATCGCGGGTTCCGCGTCGAGTTCAACAGCGCGCTCGGGCCGTACAAGGGCGGGCTCCGCTTCTCGCCGTCCGTCAATCTCGGCGTCGTCAAGTTCCTCGGCTTCGAACAGATCTTCAAGAACGCGCTCACCGGCATGTCCATCGGCGGCGGGAAGGGTGGGTCCGACTTCGATCCGAAGGGCAAGTCCGACCAGGAGATCATGCGGTTCTGTCAGAGCTTCATGACCGAGCTCTACCGGCACCTCGGCGAGAAGACCGATGTGCCTGCCGGCGACATCGGGGTGGGGCTTCGTGAGGTCGGCTATCTCTTCGGTCAGTACAAGCGCATCACGAACCGCTACGAGTCGGGCGTGATCACCGGAAAGGGCATCGGCTGGGGTGGTTCGCTCGTGCGCAAGGAAGCGACCGGTTACGGCGTCGTGTTCTTCGCCGACTCGGTTCTGCGTGCCCGCGGCGAGTCACTCGAAGGTCGGCGCTGCGTCGTGTCGGGGAGCGGCACCGTCGCGATCTACGCGATCCAAAAGCTCCAGCAGCTCGGCGCCGTCGTGGTCGCCTGTTCGGATTCCGATGGCATGGTCCACGACCCCTCGGGTATCGACGTGGAGCTGTTGCAGCAGGTGAAGGAGGTCGAGCGTGAGCGACTGTCGGTCTACGCCGATCGCTCCTCGGCCACCCACACGCACCACAACATCTGGGACGTCCCCTGCGACGTCGCGTTTCCCTGTGCGAGAGAGAACGAGCTCGACGAACGCGATGCGAAGGCGCTCATCCACAACCGCTGTCTGGCAGTCGTCGAGGGCGCAAACATGCCGTGCACGCCCGACGCCGTGCGTGCACTACAGGAGGCTGACGTCGCCTTTGCGCCCGGCAAAGCCGCCAACGCCGGCGGGGTTGCGACGTCGGCGTTGGAGATGCAGCAGAACGCCGGCCGCGAATCGTGGACGTTCGAACACACCGAAGGTCGGCTCCTGGAGATCATGACCTCCGTTCACGCCACCTGCGTGGGCGTGGCCGAGGAGTACGGCTCCCCCGGCAACCATCTCGTCGGTGCCAACATCGCCGGCTTCGAGCGCGTGGCCCGAGCGATGCTGGCGCAGGGTCTCATCTGA
- a CDS encoding (2Fe-2S)-binding protein produces MIICHCKRVTSEQIAEASRDTHMADGSVDLVALAAVCRATQGCGACIDSVREVAVRSASRRPVLAV; encoded by the coding sequence GTGATCATCTGTCATTGCAAGCGGGTCACGAGCGAGCAGATCGCCGAGGCCAGTCGCGACACCCACATGGCCGACGGCAGCGTCGATCTCGTCGCTCTCGCCGCAGTGTGCCGCGCCACCCAGGGCTGCGGAGCATGTATCGATTCCGTACGGGAAGTCGCCGTGCGGTCCGCTTCCCGCCGCCCCGTTCTGGCAGTATGA